One genomic window of Elaeis guineensis isolate ETL-2024a chromosome 2, EG11, whole genome shotgun sequence includes the following:
- the LOC109505674 gene encoding small ribosomal subunit protein uS14, translating to MGHSNVWNSHPKNYGPGSRACRVCGNPHGLIRKYGLMCCRQCFRSNAKDIGFIKYR from the exons ATGGGTCACTCCAACGTCTGGAACTCCCATCCCAAGAACTATGGCCCCGGATCTCGGGCTTG CCGCGTTTGTGGCAATCCACATGGTTTGATTCGCAAGTATGGGCTCATGTGTTGCAGGCAGTGCTTCCGCAGCAATGCCAAGGACATTGGCTTCATCAAG TATCGTTAA